A genomic segment from Amphiprion ocellaris isolate individual 3 ecotype Okinawa chromosome 17, ASM2253959v1, whole genome shotgun sequence encodes:
- the LOC111579823 gene encoding endoplasmic reticulum chaperone BiP: protein MKLLWVVLLVTGTVFADDDDKKESVGTVVGIDLGTTYSCVGVFKNGRVEIIANDQGNRITPSYVAFTSEGERLIGDAAKNQLTSNPENTVFDAKRLIGRTWGDSSVQQDIKYLPFKVTEKKSKPHIQVDIGGGQMKTFAPEEISAMVLTKMKETAEAYLGKKVTHAVVTVPAYFNDAQRQATKDAGTIAGLNVMRIINEPTAAAIAYGLDKKDGEKNILVFDLGGGTFDVSILTIDNGVFEVVATNGDTHLGGEDFDQRVMEHFIKLYKKKTGKDVRKDNRAVQKLRREVEKAKRALSAQHQARIEIESFFEGEDFSETLTRAKFEELNMDLFRSTMKPVQKVLEDADLKKSDIDEIVLVGGSTRIPKIQQLVKEFFNGKEPSRGINPDEAVAYGAAVQAGVLSGEEDTGDVVLLDVCPLTLGIETVGGVMTKLIPRNTVVPTKKSQIFSTASDNQPTVTIKVYEGERPLTKDNHLLGTFDLTGIPPAPRGVPQIEVTFEIDVNGILRVTAEDKGTGNKNKITITNDQNRLTPEDIERMVNDAERFADEDKKLKERIDARNELESYAYSLKNQISDKEKLGGKLSDDDKEAIEKAVEEKIEWMESHQDAELEDFQAKKKELEEVVQPIISKLYGSAGGPPPEGAEGEHDEKDEL, encoded by the exons ATGAAGCTGTTGTGGGTTGTTCTGCTGGTAACCGGCACCGTGTTTGCCGATGACGACGACAAGAAGGAGAGTGTGGGGACTGTGGTTGGAATCGATCTGGGCACCACCTACTCCTG TGTTGGAGTGTTCAAGAATGGCCGTGTGGAGATCATTGCCAATGACCAGGGTAACCGCATCACCCCCTCATATGTGGCCTTCACCAGTGAGGGTGAGCGTCTGATTGGTGATGCTGCCAAGAATCAGCTGACCTCTAACCCGGAGAACACTGTCTTTGATGCCAAGAGACTGATTGGTCGCACTTGGGGTGACTCCTCTGTGCAGCAGGACATCAAGTACCTGCCCTTCAAG GTCACTGAGAAGAAGAGCAAGCCCCATATTCAAGTTGACATTGGTGGTGGCCAGATGAAGACATTTGCTCCCGAGGAGATCTCTGCCATGGTGCTGACCAAGATGAAGGAGACTGCTGAAGCTTACTTGGGCAAGAAG GTGACACATGCTGTGGTCACTGTCCCTGCCTACTTCAATGATGCCCAGCGTCAGGCCACTAAGGATGCTGGAACCATCGCAGGTCTGAATGTCATGAGAATCATCAATGAGCC aactgCTGCTGCCATTGCTTATGGCCTGGATAAGAAGGACGGCGAGAAGAACATTCTGGTGTTCGATCTGGGTGGTGGCACCTTTGacgtctccatcctgaccaTTGACAACGGTGTGTTTGAAGTGGTGGCCACCAACGGTGACACTCATCTGGGAGGTGAGGACTTTGACCAGCGCGTCATGGAGCACTTCATCAAGCTGTACAAGAAGAAGACTGGCAAAGATGTGCGCAAAGACAACCGCGCTGTGCAGAAGCTGCGTCGTGAGGTTGAGAAGGCAAAGAGGGCTCTGTCTGCCCAGCACCAGGCCCGTATCGAGATCGAATCCTTCTTTGAGGGAGAAGACTTCTCTGAGACCCTGACCCGCGCCAAGTTTGAAGAGCTGAACATG gACCTGTTCCGTTCCACCATGAAGCCTGTGCAGAAGGTGCTGGAAGATGCCGACCTGAAGAAGTCTGACATTGACGAGATTGTCCTGGTTGGAGGCTCCACCCGTATCCCCAAAATCCAGCAGCTGGTGAAGGAGTTCTTCAATGGCAAAGAGCCTTCCAGAGGCATCAACCCTGATGAGGCTGTGGCATACGGAGCTGCTGTGCAGGCTGGAGTACTTTCTGGAGAGGAGGATACTG GTGATGTGGTTCTTCTGGATGTGTGCCCCCTGACTCTTGGTATTGAAACTGTTGGAGGAGTAATGACCAAACTGATCCCCAGGAACACTGTGGTGCCCACCAAGAAATCCCAGATCTTCTCTACAGCTTCTGATAACCAGCCTACTGTCACCATTAAAGTCTATGAAG GTGAGCGTCCTTTGACGAAAGACAACCACCTGCTGGGCACCTTCGACCTGACTGGCATCCCCCCTGCCCCTCGTGGTGTACCACAGATTGAAGTCACCTTTGAGATTGATGTAAACGGTATTCTGCGTGTCACTGCTGAGGACAAGGGCACCGGCAACAAGAACAAGATCACAATCACAAATGACCAGAACCGCCTAACACCTGAGGATATTGAGCGCATGGTGAACGATGCTGAGCGCTTCGCTGATGAAGACAAGAAGCTGAAGGAGAGGATCGATGCCCGCAACGAGTTGGAGAGTTATGCCTACTCCCTGAAGAACCAGATCAGCGACAAGGAGAAGCTTGGTGGCAAACTATCCGATGATGATAAGGAGGCCATTGAGAAGGCAGTGGAGGAGAAGATCGAGTGGATGGAGTCACACCAAGATGCTGAGCTGGAAGACTTCCAGGCCAagaagaaggagctggaggaggtggTCCAACCCATCATCAGCAAGCTTTACGGTAGTGCAGGTGGACCTCCACCTGAGGGCGCTGAGGGTGAGCACGATGAGAAGGATGAGTTGTAG